A stretch of the Pantoea deleyi genome encodes the following:
- a CDS encoding LysR family transcriptional regulator, translated as MHDHRLKDILPFVASVECGSFTAAAQRLHVTGSAISKSVSRLETRLSSKLLERTTRSLSLTDAGSAYYQTCLRILEDLAEAEAVLAAQRTIPSGRLKLAVPTTYGRLNVMPLLVPFCQQHPELAISLSLSDRFVDLFEEGVDVAVRIGGAPDLPASLGWRNMGREQMQFCASPAYLARSGRPQSEAELLKHPAILYERVDGSTKPWLFTTEDGQPHWREMPYRLALGDVDAQLQAVLAGLGVAQMPSWLIQRAVEAGDLEILLPHLQPDGLTLSVVWPRRKQFLPKVDALLSALNELAIR; from the coding sequence ATGCACGACCACCGCCTTAAGGATATTCTGCCGTTTGTTGCCAGCGTCGAATGTGGCAGCTTTACCGCCGCCGCTCAGCGCCTGCATGTGACCGGCTCGGCAATCAGTAAAAGCGTCAGCCGCCTGGAGACGCGCCTGAGCTCGAAGCTGCTGGAGCGCACTACCCGCAGCCTGAGCCTGACCGATGCGGGCAGCGCCTACTATCAGACCTGTCTGCGTATTCTGGAGGATCTGGCGGAAGCGGAAGCGGTGCTGGCGGCGCAGCGCACCATTCCATCCGGCCGATTGAAACTGGCCGTGCCGACGACCTATGGCCGCCTCAACGTCATGCCGCTGCTGGTACCCTTTTGCCAGCAGCATCCGGAACTGGCGATAAGCCTGAGCCTGTCGGACCGGTTTGTTGACCTGTTTGAAGAGGGTGTTGATGTGGCGGTACGGATCGGCGGCGCGCCGGATCTGCCTGCGTCGCTGGGCTGGCGTAACATGGGGCGTGAACAGATGCAGTTCTGTGCCTCCCCCGCCTATCTGGCCCGCAGCGGCCGCCCGCAGAGTGAGGCAGAATTATTAAAACATCCCGCCATCCTCTATGAGCGGGTGGATGGCAGCACCAAGCCCTGGCTGTTTACTACCGAGGATGGACAGCCGCACTGGCGCGAGATGCCTTACCGGCTGGCGCTGGGCGATGTGGATGCCCAGCTACAGGCGGTGCTGGCGGGGCTGGGGGTGGCGCAGATGCCCTCCTGGCTGATTCAGCGCGCCGTGGAGGCGGGCGATCTGGAGATCCTTCTGCCGCATCTGCAGCCTGATGGCCTGACCCTGAGCGTGGTGTGGCCACGCCGCAAACAGTTTCTGCCCAAAGTCGATGCGCTGCTGTCGGCACTGAACGAACTCGCTATTCGCTGA
- a CDS encoding OmpA family protein, with protein sequence MKKNLSLLLLALTLAGCQSKERFSEAQIAAMRSAGFTQNMEGWGLGLSDKILFGVNESELTPASKQTIQGMAKNLAVTGITHVRIDGHTDNYGKPDYNQQLSLKRADAVAAQWAAGAAIPPGNIVTRGLGMSAPVSSNNTAQGRAQNRRVAIVITAP encoded by the coding sequence ATGAAGAAAAACCTTTCCCTGCTGTTGCTTGCCCTGACGCTGGCGGGCTGTCAGTCGAAAGAACGTTTCAGCGAGGCGCAAATCGCCGCAATGAGAAGTGCCGGGTTCACCCAGAATATGGAAGGCTGGGGATTAGGCTTATCCGATAAAATCCTGTTTGGGGTCAATGAATCAGAACTGACGCCCGCCAGTAAACAGACGATTCAGGGGATGGCGAAAAACCTGGCCGTGACCGGTATTACGCATGTCCGTATCGACGGGCACACCGACAATTACGGCAAACCCGATTACAACCAGCAGCTGTCGCTGAAACGTGCGGACGCGGTTGCCGCGCAGTGGGCGGCAGGTGCGGCGATACCGCCTGGAAATATTGTCACCCGTGGACTGGGCATGAGTGCGCCGGTCAGCAGCAATAACACAGCACAGGGGCGCGCGCAGAACCGCCGCGTCGCCATCGTCATCACCGCCCCCTGA
- a CDS encoding diguanylate cyclase domain-containing protein codes for MKFDESRHDKSSIRNKLRKISTINSAVILLLCWLLLSSTSLFFIKNYEKCNLELIGSTLSTTLTAATVFADSYDARSKIERFGNEGLYASATLVTRDHTVLARWQAQQEEAGWYSRLLRDWIYRQPLNVDIIHADVAVGTLTLEGTVTGAKSFIQYSFMILSIGMLCVLIISLLLSEFLHRGMIATLRTITSSIHYVINSGDFSWRIPGGPIREFQLFSDDLNSLLREMQSLKASLIRDNRSLAAQALTDPLTGLANRSAFTARLTQLLASPDRARFALLFLDGDRFKSINDNWGHAAGDEVLKATGSRLQSLAAEPDLVARLGGDEFAMLVCSRTGEAELQALMQRIHDVTQQKILIIEGMPMTTSVTIGYAWSQPGETVASILERADRDMYKNKRKNRA; via the coding sequence ATGAAATTCGATGAATCCCGGCACGATAAATCATCTATCCGCAATAAACTGCGGAAAATAAGCACCATCAATTCAGCGGTAATATTACTGCTCTGCTGGCTGCTGCTCTCATCAACGTCGCTCTTTTTTATTAAGAATTACGAGAAGTGTAATCTCGAGCTGATCGGCTCAACCTTAAGCACCACTTTAACGGCGGCCACCGTTTTTGCCGACAGCTACGATGCGCGCAGTAAAATAGAACGCTTTGGGAATGAGGGCCTCTATGCTTCTGCGACGCTGGTCACCCGGGATCATACCGTGCTGGCCCGGTGGCAGGCACAGCAGGAAGAGGCGGGCTGGTATTCGCGGCTGCTGCGCGACTGGATTTATCGCCAGCCGCTTAACGTTGACATTATTCATGCTGACGTTGCCGTGGGCACCCTGACGCTGGAAGGCACCGTCACCGGTGCGAAGAGTTTCATACAGTACTCCTTTATGATCCTCTCCATCGGGATGCTCTGCGTGCTGATCATCTCGCTGCTGCTGAGTGAGTTTCTGCATCGGGGGATGATCGCGACTCTGCGAACCATCACCAGCTCGATTCACTATGTGATTAACTCCGGCGATTTCTCATGGCGCATTCCGGGCGGCCCGATCAGGGAGTTTCAGCTCTTTTCAGACGACCTCAATTCGCTGCTGAGGGAGATGCAATCGCTCAAGGCTTCGCTGATCCGTGACAACCGGTCGCTGGCTGCGCAGGCGCTGACCGATCCGCTGACCGGGCTCGCCAATCGCAGCGCCTTCACCGCGCGCCTGACCCAGCTCCTTGCGTCGCCGGATCGTGCGCGCTTCGCGCTGCTGTTTCTGGATGGCGATCGCTTTAAAAGCATTAACGACAACTGGGGCCATGCCGCCGGGGATGAGGTTTTAAAAGCGACCGGATCGCGGCTCCAGTCGCTGGCCGCAGAGCCGGATCTGGTTGCGCGATTAGGCGGGGACGAATTTGCCATGCTGGTCTGCAGCCGGACAGGCGAAGCGGAACTGCAGGCGCTGATGCAGCGCATTCATGACGTCACTCAGCAAAAGATTCTGATTATCGAAGGCATGCCGATGACGACCTCGGTGACCATTGGCTACGCCTGGTCACAACCGGGTGAAACGGTGGCGTCGATTCTTGAGCGTGCCGACAGGGATATGTACAAAAACAAGCGGAAAAATAGGGCGTAA